A genome region from Pseudomonas pergaminensis includes the following:
- a CDS encoding di-heme-cytochrome C peroxidase produces the protein MRIFSRVLLLILTVLGIVLAVVLYYTVNPKLPDYTPVEQVHYQDQWSAADRQTYYFTPQGTQVKGLHYDWFTALELPFSERRFAAPEYLARFGFLVDPKQVPTTQNPGNLPVGFARHKNPGSNVDYLDITCAACHTGELRFKGQALRIDGGSAQHVLPSSVPTLRGGSFGQALVASLAATYYNPWKFERFARHVLGDRYDAEHTQLRQDFKQSLNQFLKVAWNDTHRGLYPTEEGPGRTDAFGRIANASFGDAISPDNYRVANAPVDYPHLWDIWTFDWVQWNGSAQQPMARNIGEALGVGATLTFFDAAGQPLQGDARYPSSVRVRDLNLIEETLQRLKPPTWPEDLFGAIDKPLAAQGRALFAENCAGCHVPSITQENGRPVQALKMLPVDYIGTDPGTASNIADQRYDLSALQWDPAELARLNVELHPTPTEPLDLKKMSVAKGLAYVTAFVEEHAYRAAGVTPAERPRLDGYGLPIGVRELRAYKARPLAGVWATPPFLHNGSVPTIYQLLSPQDERSTTFYKGTFNYDPRHLGFETEAFKNAFLFDTRITGNHNSGHEFRAGARGNGVIGRGLLPQERWALLEYLKVLGGPLEQQLP, from the coding sequence ACCGCCAGACCTATTACTTCACGCCCCAGGGCACCCAAGTGAAAGGCCTGCACTACGATTGGTTCACCGCCCTGGAACTGCCGTTTTCCGAGCGACGCTTCGCCGCGCCGGAGTACCTGGCGCGCTTCGGTTTCCTGGTCGACCCCAAACAAGTGCCCACCACGCAAAACCCTGGCAACCTGCCCGTGGGTTTCGCCCGGCATAAAAACCCCGGCAGTAACGTCGACTACCTGGACATCACCTGCGCCGCCTGCCATACCGGCGAACTACGTTTCAAAGGCCAGGCCCTGCGCATCGACGGCGGCTCGGCCCAGCACGTGCTGCCCTCCAGCGTCCCGACCCTGCGCGGCGGCAGTTTTGGCCAGGCCCTGGTCGCCAGCCTTGCCGCCACCTATTACAACCCGTGGAAGTTCGAGCGCTTCGCTCGCCACGTGCTGGGGGATCGCTATGACGCAGAGCACACACAACTGCGCCAAGACTTCAAGCAGTCGCTGAACCAATTCCTTAAGGTGGCCTGGAACGATACCCACCGTGGCCTCTACCCCACCGAAGAAGGCCCTGGCCGCACCGACGCCTTTGGCCGTATCGCCAATGCCAGTTTTGGCGATGCCATTTCCCCGGACAATTATCGCGTCGCCAATGCCCCCGTGGACTACCCGCACTTGTGGGATATCTGGACCTTCGACTGGGTGCAATGGAACGGCTCGGCCCAGCAGCCCATGGCACGCAACATTGGTGAAGCCTTGGGTGTGGGCGCGACGCTGACCTTTTTCGACGCCGCCGGCCAGCCGCTCCAGGGCGATGCGCGTTACCCGTCCAGTGTTCGGGTGCGCGACCTCAACCTGATCGAAGAAACCCTGCAACGCCTCAAGCCACCGACCTGGCCCGAGGACCTGTTCGGCGCCATCGACAAGCCCCTCGCCGCCCAAGGCCGCGCGCTGTTTGCCGAAAACTGCGCCGGCTGCCACGTGCCCAGCATCACCCAGGAAAATGGCCGCCCGGTGCAGGCCCTCAAAATGCTGCCCGTGGACTACATCGGCACCGACCCCGGCACCGCCAGCAACATTGCCGACCAACGCTACGACCTCAGCGCCCTGCAATGGGACCCGGCGGAACTGGCCAGGCTCAACGTCGAGTTGCACCCCACCCCGACCGAGCCGCTGGACCTGAAAAAGATGTCCGTGGCCAAGGGCCTCGCCTACGTCACAGCCTTCGTCGAAGAGCACGCCTACCGCGCCGCCGGCGTGACCCCTGCCGAGCGCCCGCGCCTGGACGGTTACGGCCTGCCCATCGGCGTACGCGAGTTGCGCGCCTACAAGGCACGGCCGCTGGCTGGCGTGTGGGCCACCCCGCCGTTCCTGCATAACGGCTCGGTGCCGACGATCTACCAGTTGCTCTCGCCCCAGGACGAGCGCAGCACCACCTTCTATAAAGGCACGTTCAACTACGACCCGCGTCATCTCGGCTTCGAGACCGAGGCGTTCAAGAATGCCTTCCTGTTCGACACCCGGATCACCGGCAACCACAACAGCGGCCACGAATTCCGTGCTGGCGCTCGTGGCAACGGCGTCATCGGCCGTGGCCTGCTGCCGCAGGAACGCTGGGCGCTACTGGAATACCTCAAAGTGCTGGGCGGCCCGCTGGAGCAACAACTGCCATGA
- a CDS encoding catalase family protein yields the protein MMIRSRYDQPSLLARLWLRIGAFLGKTLLWLVGLGLLGWLAATAWYAWQHSGPVSPNEQIPPGEAAMTQGIIQTAVRIVDQHREGTRYLRDAHAKAHGCVKAEVSVLADLDPALRQGVFAEPGKTWQALIRLSNGNAYPQFDSIRDARGMALKLLDVPGKQLLADQQTRTEQDFVMFSHPNFFVSDVAEYAQNIGAQADGKKVLAFFPKVDPRSWQVRHLFIALATLAPAPASPTQTTYFSVSPYKFGAANAKFRVAPDPQSCPEYVLPKQNQDLPNFLRSALNQQLSTDRVPACFVLQVQRQNPQKFMPIEDTSIEWKESDAPYETVAKVQVPAQDFDTPEQNLACDNQSFNPWFGVAEHRPIGGINRLRKAVYEAVSDYRHSRNAP from the coding sequence ATGATGATTCGATCCCGATACGACCAACCCTCCCTGCTTGCCCGCCTCTGGCTGCGCATCGGCGCGTTCCTGGGCAAGACCTTGCTGTGGCTGGTGGGCCTCGGCCTGCTTGGCTGGCTAGCCGCTACCGCCTGGTACGCCTGGCAGCACAGCGGCCCGGTGTCGCCGAACGAGCAGATTCCGCCCGGCGAGGCCGCCATGACCCAGGGCATCATCCAGACGGCGGTGCGCATCGTTGACCAACACCGCGAAGGCACACGCTACCTGCGCGATGCCCACGCCAAGGCCCATGGCTGCGTGAAGGCCGAAGTCAGCGTGCTGGCCGATCTCGACCCGGCATTGCGCCAGGGTGTGTTCGCCGAGCCGGGCAAGACCTGGCAGGCGCTGATACGGCTGTCCAACGGCAACGCCTATCCGCAGTTCGACAGCATTCGTGATGCACGGGGCATGGCCCTCAAGCTGCTGGACGTGCCGGGCAAGCAACTGCTGGCCGACCAGCAGACACGCACGGAACAGGACTTCGTGATGTTCAGCCACCCGAACTTCTTTGTCAGTGATGTGGCGGAATACGCACAGAACATCGGCGCCCAGGCGGATGGCAAAAAAGTGCTGGCGTTCTTCCCCAAAGTCGACCCGCGCAGCTGGCAAGTGCGCCACTTGTTCATCGCACTGGCCACCTTGGCGCCGGCACCGGCCAGCCCGACGCAGACCACGTACTTTTCGGTCTCGCCCTACAAGTTTGGCGCGGCCAACGCCAAGTTCCGTGTCGCGCCTGACCCGCAAAGCTGCCCGGAGTATGTGTTGCCCAAGCAGAATCAGGACCTGCCGAATTTTCTGCGCAGTGCGTTGAACCAGCAGCTGTCTACCGACCGTGTACCGGCGTGTTTTGTGTTGCAGGTGCAGCGGCAGAATCCGCAGAAGTTCATGCCGATTGAAGACACCAGTATTGAATGGAAGGAGAGTGATGCGCCGTATGAGACGGTGGCCAAGGTGCAGGTCCCGGCGCAGGATTTTGATACACCTGAGCAGAACCTGGCGTGCGACAACCAGTCTTTCAACCCCTGGTTCGGCGTAGCAGAGCATCGCCCCATCGGCGGCATCAACCGCTTGCGCAAGGCGGTGTATGAAGCGGTCAGCGATTACCGCCACAGCCGCAACGCCCCGTAA